A single window of Malus sylvestris chromosome 5, drMalSylv7.2, whole genome shotgun sequence DNA harbors:
- the LOC126622303 gene encoding protein NUCLEAR FUSION DEFECTIVE 6, mitochondrial-like isoform X3: MSSFAAARSVLRSSAARTTVASRLASAARPKPASSPFHIPKPTQRLSAPRIFRSPVELSCCVETMLPYHTATASALLTSMLSVSQRSYGWTSEGG, translated from the exons ATGTCCTCCTTCGCCGCCGCCAGGTCCGTCCTCCGCTCCTCTGCGGCGCGAACCACCGTGGCCTCGAGGCTCGCCTCCGCCGCCAGACCCAAACCAGCCTCCTCACCATTTCACATCCCCAAACCAACCCAAAGGCTCTCGGCTCCTCGCATTTTCAG gtcGCCCGTGGAGTTGAGCTGCTGCGTGGAGACGATGCTTCCGTACCACACAGCCACAGCCTCTGCATTGCTCACTTCGATGCTCTCCGTCTCTCAGCGCTCCTACGGTTGGACCTCCGAAG GGGGGTGA
- the LOC126622303 gene encoding protein NUCLEAR FUSION DEFECTIVE 6, mitochondrial-like isoform X1 translates to MSSFAAARSVLRSSAARTTVASRLASAARPKPASSPFHIPKPTQRLSAPRIFRSPVELSCCVETMLPYHTATASALLTSMLSVSQRSYGWTSEDCNDDV, encoded by the exons ATGTCCTCCTTCGCCGCCGCCAGGTCCGTCCTCCGCTCCTCTGCGGCGCGAACCACCGTGGCCTCGAGGCTCGCCTCCGCCGCCAGACCCAAACCAGCCTCCTCACCATTTCACATCCCCAAACCAACCCAAAGGCTCTCGGCTCCTCGCATTTTCAG gtcGCCCGTGGAGTTGAGCTGCTGCGTGGAGACGATGCTTCCGTACCACACAGCCACAGCCTCTGCATTGCTCACTTCGATGCTCTCCGTCTCTCAGCGCTCCTACGGTTGGACCTCCGAAG
- the LOC126622301 gene encoding uncharacterized protein LOC126622301, whose translation MVAEDLEMHHGWPLGLEIMNMRLRVVGSLPAAVVEHQSSHLRSASFTSFSSSNLDTESSASFFQDHSMSLGRLIGIRTGDRGRLYFPNSIRFEEHDRISIKGSQSEVSARRRVDMSRRICIPLLLGALVKISRSKSKSKPKKAMFDARG comes from the exons ATGGTTGCAGAG GATCTTGAAATGCACCATGGATGGCCCCTAGGGCTTGAGATCATGAACATGAGACTTAGAGTGGTGGGGAGCTTACCAGCTGCAGTTGTAGAACACCAGTCCTCGCACCTTCGCTCCGCCAGTTTCACCTCCTTTTCGTCCTCCAACCTTGACACCGAG TCCTCAGCATCCTTCTTCCAAGACCACAGCATGTCACTAGGCCGACTAATTGGGATTCGAACGGGTGATAGAGGACGGTTGTACTTCCCCAATTCCATCCGCTTCGAAGAGCATGACAGGATTTCGATCAAGGGTTCGCAGTCTGAGGTCTCCGCGAGACGTCGAGTAGACATGTCTCGGCGTATCTGCATCCCGCTGCTGCTTGGAGCTCTCGTAAAGATCAGCAGGAGTAAGAGCAAGAGCAAGCCTAAGAAGGCAATGTTCGATGCCAGAGGCTAA
- the LOC126622303 gene encoding protein NUCLEAR FUSION DEFECTIVE 6, mitochondrial-like isoform X5 produces the protein MSSFAAARSVLRSSAARTTVASRLASAARPKPASSPFHIPKPTQRLSAPRIFRSPVELSCCVETMLPYHTATASALLTSMLSVSQRSYGWTSEGL, from the exons ATGTCCTCCTTCGCCGCCGCCAGGTCCGTCCTCCGCTCCTCTGCGGCGCGAACCACCGTGGCCTCGAGGCTCGCCTCCGCCGCCAGACCCAAACCAGCCTCCTCACCATTTCACATCCCCAAACCAACCCAAAGGCTCTCGGCTCCTCGCATTTTCAG gtcGCCCGTGGAGTTGAGCTGCTGCGTGGAGACGATGCTTCCGTACCACACAGCCACAGCCTCTGCATTGCTCACTTCGATGCTCTCCGTCTCTCAGCGCTCCTACGGTTGGACCTCCGAAG
- the LOC126622303 gene encoding protein NUCLEAR FUSION DEFECTIVE 6, mitochondrial-like isoform X4, giving the protein MSSFAAARSVLRSSAARTTVASRLASAARPKPASSPFHIPKPTQRLSAPRIFRSPVELSCCVETMLPYHTATASALLTSMLSVSQRSYGWTSEDG; this is encoded by the exons ATGTCCTCCTTCGCCGCCGCCAGGTCCGTCCTCCGCTCCTCTGCGGCGCGAACCACCGTGGCCTCGAGGCTCGCCTCCGCCGCCAGACCCAAACCAGCCTCCTCACCATTTCACATCCCCAAACCAACCCAAAGGCTCTCGGCTCCTCGCATTTTCAG gtcGCCCGTGGAGTTGAGCTGCTGCGTGGAGACGATGCTTCCGTACCACACAGCCACAGCCTCTGCATTGCTCACTTCGATGCTCTCCGTCTCTCAGCGCTCCTACGGTTGGACCTCCGAAG
- the LOC126622303 gene encoding protein NUCLEAR FUSION DEFECTIVE 6, mitochondrial-like isoform X2, with amino-acid sequence MSSFAAARSVLRSSAARTTVASRLASAARPKPASSPFHIPKPTQRLSAPRIFRSPVELSCCVETMLPYHTATASALLTSMLSVSQRSYGWTSEGQDKTR; translated from the exons ATGTCCTCCTTCGCCGCCGCCAGGTCCGTCCTCCGCTCCTCTGCGGCGCGAACCACCGTGGCCTCGAGGCTCGCCTCCGCCGCCAGACCCAAACCAGCCTCCTCACCATTTCACATCCCCAAACCAACCCAAAGGCTCTCGGCTCCTCGCATTTTCAG gtcGCCCGTGGAGTTGAGCTGCTGCGTGGAGACGATGCTTCCGTACCACACAGCCACAGCCTCTGCATTGCTCACTTCGATGCTCTCCGTCTCTCAGCGCTCCTACGGTTGGACCTCCGAAG gGCAAGACAAGACTAGATGA